Proteins co-encoded in one Ruegeria sp. HKCCD4315 genomic window:
- a CDS encoding N-acetyltransferase, whose protein sequence is MSEADNGEMSKLLGDVFSRRDPPAVSTKFSPEKLEKLAALFGSKSAKEGLSSVALDDASGEIVGAVLAHDFGQPPPDSISAMDLASEPVITLIDELESAFLNRHNIQAKKYLHIFMIAVRDDFSRKGIAQYLLDSCVNQAKRSGYQIAFAEATNRFSQSIFLKAGFDGVHSIEYEDFELDGQRPFLDIKDEGACVLMELDISAKF, encoded by the coding sequence ATGTCGGAAGCAGATAATGGTGAAATGTCAAAGCTGCTTGGCGACGTTTTCAGCAGGCGAGATCCACCCGCCGTTTCAACCAAATTCTCACCCGAAAAGCTCGAAAAGCTCGCCGCACTATTTGGATCAAAATCTGCAAAAGAAGGTTTGTCATCTGTCGCTCTTGATGACGCTTCTGGTGAAATTGTAGGCGCTGTTCTAGCACATGATTTCGGTCAGCCGCCGCCCGATTCGATTAGTGCGATGGATTTAGCTTCCGAGCCAGTCATCACGTTAATTGATGAGCTAGAAAGCGCGTTTTTGAATAGGCACAACATTCAGGCAAAGAAGTATCTTCATATTTTCATGATCGCTGTGCGTGACGATTTCTCGAGAAAGGGAATTGCTCAATACTTGCTGGATTCTTGTGTAAATCAGGCCAAGAGATCCGGCTACCAAATTGCTTTTGCGGAAGCGACAAACCGTTTCTCACAAAGCATTTTTTTGAAAGCGGGCTTCGACGGCGTTCATTCAATTGAATACGAAGACTTCGAGCTGGACGGACAACGGCCTTTTCTGGATATCAAGGACGAAGGTGCTTGTGTGCTAATGGAGCTCGATATTTCAGCTAAATTCTGA
- a CDS encoding NAD(P)-dependent oxidoreductase has product MSEETIGFVGVGLMGQGMASNLLKAGFTVNVIAHRNRGPVDELVAEGATEAENLAELAAVSSVTHICAPGSPQVEAIVAAMMPTIQAGSVVVDCSTSDPNSTMALATKLAQAGHHMADAPLGGTPVQAQNGELATMVGADPVVFERLKPVISAWAKTIVHIGPCAAGHKMKLLNNFLSLGYAALYSEALALSEKVGISTKEFDSVIRGSRMDCGFYQTFMGYAVEGNRESHKFTLSNALKDLRYLEAMADEVGLSNPIGNAAKNSFAMALAAGGDGPNDYVPHLVDFVAARNGVSKA; this is encoded by the coding sequence ATGAGCGAAGAAACGATCGGATTTGTTGGTGTTGGCTTGATGGGTCAAGGTATGGCCTCGAATCTGTTAAAAGCCGGCTTCACAGTTAACGTGATTGCTCATCGAAACCGTGGGCCTGTTGATGAGTTGGTCGCTGAGGGCGCGACGGAGGCGGAAAACCTCGCGGAGCTTGCGGCAGTATCGTCAGTTACCCATATTTGTGCGCCCGGCTCTCCTCAGGTCGAGGCAATCGTGGCCGCCATGATGCCAACCATTCAGGCCGGTAGCGTCGTTGTGGATTGTTCCACGTCAGACCCGAATTCCACTATGGCACTCGCGACTAAGTTAGCGCAGGCCGGTCACCATATGGCGGACGCGCCGTTGGGCGGGACACCCGTGCAGGCACAGAACGGAGAGCTGGCGACCATGGTCGGCGCTGATCCTGTTGTTTTTGAGCGGTTGAAGCCTGTTATCTCAGCTTGGGCAAAGACCATCGTTCACATCGGCCCATGTGCTGCAGGGCACAAAATGAAGCTTCTGAATAATTTTCTTTCACTGGGATACGCGGCGCTTTATTCGGAAGCGTTGGCACTGTCCGAAAAAGTCGGAATATCCACCAAGGAATTCGACTCTGTCATTCGTGGCAGCAGGATGGATTGCGGGTTTTATCAAACCTTCATGGGGTACGCCGTTGAAGGCAATCGAGAGTCCCACAAATTCACTCTATCCAATGCTCTAAAAGACTTGCGTTACCTAGAAGCCATGGCAGATGAAGTGGGGTTGTCCAATCCAATCGGAAACGCCGCAAAAAACAGTTTTGCAATGGCGCTCGCCGCTGGGGGTGACGGACCGAACGACTATGTTCCTCACCTTGTGGATTTCGTAGCTGCGAGAAACGGCGTATCCAAGGCTTGA
- the terL gene encoding phage terminase large subunit, giving the protein MTTPDPKIVQAAREVCRDNIFPFVWRVFGTLHQGTDRSFDPAWHVRAMCHELDNVRRGENKRLIINIPPRCLKSVTVAVAYVAYLLGHNPSAKIIVASYGLDLARKHSEDCRRIMSARWYREMFPETVLAKKGNTSEEIRTTKGGSRKAVSIGSSVTGHGADYIIIDDLLRAGDAGSEAELVKAQEFIEGTLLSRFDNPAEGRVVMVAQRLHEMDPPGYLLERGTYRHLNLPAIAEGHEVVPLGRGRVMRRKPGDLLCPSRLDQQTLDTKRREMGAAVFNCQYQQNPIAPDGSPLRWEWFGTYETIEDRRWFQLVVQSWDTGMSADPRSDFSVCTTWGFRENAWYLIDVWRGQVDYPDLKAKALQLVGRWDPDRVLIEDAASGKPLLDELFRDDRRRYERIKPDKDKETRFQSACGPVEEGKVYLPADASWLPVFKRELQSFPRGRNDDQVDSFAHFLNWSKGPGFYRALGRDHRINIERRERNRDRVRRR; this is encoded by the coding sequence ATGACGACTCCTGATCCAAAAATCGTGCAAGCCGCTCGCGAGGTTTGCCGAGACAATATCTTTCCCTTCGTGTGGCGTGTGTTTGGCACGCTGCACCAGGGAACTGACCGCAGCTTTGATCCGGCCTGGCATGTGCGGGCCATGTGCCATGAGTTGGACAATGTCCGTCGAGGCGAAAACAAGCGACTGATCATCAACATCCCGCCACGTTGCCTGAAATCGGTCACCGTGGCCGTTGCATATGTCGCTTATCTTCTCGGTCATAACCCCAGCGCCAAGATCATCGTTGCCAGCTATGGGTTGGATCTGGCGCGCAAACATTCCGAAGATTGTCGTCGGATCATGTCTGCGCGCTGGTACCGGGAAATGTTCCCTGAAACGGTCTTGGCTAAAAAGGGCAACACCTCAGAAGAAATCCGCACCACAAAGGGAGGCAGCCGTAAGGCTGTCTCCATTGGAAGTTCTGTCACCGGTCATGGCGCCGATTACATCATCATCGATGACCTGCTGAGAGCCGGAGATGCCGGCTCCGAAGCCGAGCTGGTCAAGGCGCAGGAGTTCATTGAGGGGACCTTGTTGTCGCGCTTCGACAATCCGGCCGAAGGGCGTGTGGTTATGGTTGCGCAACGGTTGCACGAGATGGATCCGCCGGGTTATCTGCTCGAACGCGGGACCTACCGGCATCTGAATCTGCCTGCCATCGCAGAAGGCCATGAGGTGGTTCCTCTTGGGCGTGGAAGGGTCATGCGCCGCAAACCGGGTGATCTCCTGTGCCCGTCCCGTTTGGATCAGCAAACGCTGGATACCAAGCGTCGCGAAATGGGCGCGGCCGTGTTCAATTGCCAGTATCAGCAGAACCCCATTGCTCCCGACGGGTCGCCCTTGCGCTGGGAGTGGTTTGGCACCTACGAGACCATCGAAGATCGCCGCTGGTTCCAACTGGTGGTTCAGAGCTGGGATACGGGCATGTCGGCAGACCCCCGGTCTGATTTCTCTGTCTGTACAACCTGGGGGTTCCGCGAAAATGCGTGGTATCTTATCGACGTCTGGCGCGGGCAGGTAGACTACCCAGACCTGAAAGCCAAGGCACTGCAACTTGTCGGCCGTTGGGATCCCGATCGTGTCCTGATCGAAGATGCGGCCTCCGGCAAACCTCTTTTGGACGAATTGTTTCGTGATGACCGTCGGCGCTACGAACGCATTAAACCCGACAAGGACAAGGAAACCCGGTTCCAGTCCGCTTGCGGTCCTGTCGAAGAGGGCAAGGTTTATCTGCCTGCAGATGCATCCTGGCTGCCGGTATTCAAACGGGAGCTTCAGTCCTTTCCACGCGGACGCAACGATGATCAGGTCGACAGCTTTGCCCACTTTCTGAACTGGTCCAAGGGACCGGGCTTCTACCGGGCATTGGGCCGCGACCACCGGATCAACATCGAACGTCGGGAGCGTAATCGAGATAGGGTCAGGCGACGGTAG
- a CDS encoding DUF5681 domain-containing protein, with translation MSDDTKDYEVGYGKPPKATQFKKGRSGNPKGRPKGAKGVNAGLKRELETKITVREGSHEIRISKAEAIAKRFTAGALKGDTKLLMALLKLDTDLFNASELDAQESVRTVEPDAVDYDILRDFFSSQLDGDGDLENEEAEDDDS, from the coding sequence ATGTCTGACGATACGAAAGACTACGAGGTGGGTTACGGCAAGCCGCCCAAAGCGACCCAGTTCAAAAAAGGCCGATCCGGCAATCCGAAAGGGCGGCCGAAAGGTGCCAAAGGGGTGAATGCCGGCTTGAAACGCGAATTGGAAACCAAGATTACGGTTCGCGAAGGCAGCCACGAAATCCGGATTTCCAAGGCTGAGGCAATTGCCAAGCGGTTCACGGCAGGCGCGTTGAAGGGCGACACGAAATTGTTGATGGCGCTGCTTAAGCTGGACACAGATCTGTTCAACGCAAGTGAATTGGACGCGCAAGAAAGCGTCCGTACGGTTGAGCCGGACGCTGTCGACTACGACATCCTCCGGGATTTCTTTTCCAGCCAACTGGACGGTGACGGTGATCTGGAAAACGAGGAGGCGGAAGATGACGACTCCTGA
- a CDS encoding DNA methyltransferase, whose amino-acid sequence MPAENTHSDVQASNTPIWMAEKVIQSQISQIKPYANNNRVHAAKNVDKLKASVAQFGFVTPILLDAEGTIIAGHGRYEAAKALGLNSVPTVVADHLSEAEVRALRIADNKLAELSDWNEAALQIEFAELMNLSLDGELDFDLDITGFETPEIDIIIDSVGEVTESVAETVETPDPAAPVVTEPGDLWVLGDHRIFCGDALQTQSYDTLLEGETPQIVFTDPPYNVPVNGHVRSGNSAEHREFAMASGEMSDSEFRGFLSGVITQLFGRLPDGRIAMICMDWRHIEELIAAGKAGGFDLINLCVWNKTNGGMGSLYRSKHELVAIFKKPGAAHVNNVELGKHGRNRTNVWDYTGVNSFGAGREADLADHPTVKPTALVADAIMDVSHRGDVVLDAFGGSGATLLAAEKTGRRARLIELDPAYVDVAIRRWQEMTGENAVHAVTGETFDARSAANDTTSEQEVGHV is encoded by the coding sequence ATGCCTGCTGAAAACACACACAGCGACGTCCAGGCGTCCAATACGCCTATCTGGATGGCGGAGAAAGTTATCCAATCCCAGATCAGCCAGATCAAGCCCTACGCCAACAACAACCGCGTGCACGCGGCCAAGAATGTCGACAAACTGAAGGCATCGGTGGCCCAGTTTGGCTTTGTCACTCCGATCCTGTTGGATGCTGAAGGTACCATCATCGCGGGTCATGGTCGCTATGAGGCCGCCAAGGCCCTGGGGTTGAATTCCGTACCGACTGTTGTCGCGGATCACTTGTCAGAAGCGGAAGTGCGCGCTCTGCGCATTGCGGACAACAAGCTGGCGGAATTGTCCGACTGGAACGAAGCTGCTCTGCAGATTGAGTTTGCCGAGCTGATGAATCTCAGCCTTGATGGCGAGCTGGATTTTGATCTGGACATCACAGGGTTCGAAACACCGGAGATCGACATCATTATCGACAGCGTCGGTGAGGTGACGGAATCTGTGGCGGAAACTGTTGAGACGCCGGACCCTGCGGCACCCGTAGTCACGGAGCCGGGCGACCTCTGGGTTCTCGGAGATCATCGCATTTTCTGCGGGGACGCCCTTCAAACCCAGAGCTACGACACCTTGCTGGAAGGCGAGACCCCGCAGATAGTCTTCACCGATCCGCCTTACAACGTGCCGGTCAATGGGCATGTGCGGTCCGGCAATAGCGCCGAACACCGCGAGTTTGCCATGGCGTCGGGAGAAATGTCGGATAGCGAGTTCCGCGGCTTTCTTTCAGGCGTGATCACCCAGTTGTTTGGCCGTCTGCCAGACGGGCGTATTGCGATGATCTGCATGGACTGGCGTCATATCGAAGAGTTGATTGCGGCGGGCAAGGCAGGTGGCTTTGATCTCATCAATCTCTGCGTCTGGAATAAAACCAACGGAGGGATGGGCAGCCTTTATCGTTCCAAGCATGAGCTGGTTGCGATCTTCAAGAAACCAGGTGCTGCGCATGTCAACAATGTCGAATTGGGCAAGCACGGGCGCAACCGGACCAATGTCTGGGATTATACCGGTGTGAACAGCTTTGGGGCAGGGCGCGAGGCGGATCTCGCGGATCATCCCACGGTGAAGCCGACAGCTCTGGTTGCAGATGCCATCATGGATGTGAGCCACCGCGGCGACGTCGTGCTGGACGCCTTTGGCGGGTCCGGGGCGACCTTGCTGGCAGCAGAGAAAACCGGGCGGCGGGCGCGGCTCATTGAGCTCGACCCGGCCTATGTCGATGTCGCCATCCGCCGTTGGCAGGAGATGACTGGTGAGAACGCCGTGCACGCGGTGACAGGCGAGACGTTCGATGCGCGTTCTGCGGCCAACGATACCACTTCAGAACAGGAGGTGGGTCATGTCTGA
- a CDS encoding DUF3489 domain-containing protein: MSKRKQTKIDKVQALLRRPSGASLEALCKATGWQLHSVRAALSGLRKKGVTIERRTSDKPDGSSTYHLTVGTGEES, from the coding sequence ATGTCCAAACGGAAGCAAACCAAAATTGACAAGGTTCAAGCTTTGTTGCGTCGCCCGAGCGGCGCCAGCCTTGAGGCGCTCTGCAAAGCAACGGGGTGGCAGCTTCATTCGGTCCGAGCGGCTCTAAGCGGCCTGCGGAAAAAAGGCGTCACAATTGAAAGGCGGACATCCGACAAACCAGATGGTTCTTCCACCTATCACCTGACGGTGGGAACAGGAGAAGAGTCATGA
- a CDS encoding DUF2924 domain-containing protein gives MTKTSDVADLAVMGRSDLVTLWQQLFDQPAPAMLSQPFLRRFIAFEMQSRRHGRLPRQVKATLEKGSGKKPRPTCPALKPGGRLLREWNSVTHVVDVTEDGFTWNGRSYRSLSAIAREISGAHWSGPRFLGLTGKAAK, from the coding sequence ATGACCAAGACTAGCGATGTTGCCGATCTGGCCGTCATGGGACGATCGGATCTGGTCACGCTTTGGCAGCAACTGTTTGATCAACCCGCCCCCGCCATGCTCAGCCAACCCTTCCTGCGCCGCTTTATCGCCTTTGAGATGCAGTCCCGCCGTCATGGCAGGCTACCCCGTCAAGTCAAAGCCACGCTGGAAAAGGGCTCTGGGAAGAAACCCCGGCCTACATGCCCTGCCCTAAAACCCGGCGGGCGCCTGCTACGCGAGTGGAATAGTGTGACCCATGTAGTCGACGTTACAGAAGACGGCTTCACTTGGAACGGTCGGTCCTATCGCTCACTCTCGGCCATCGCCCGAGAGATTTCCGGCGCGCATTGGTCGGGGCCGCGTTTCCTTGGGCTCACCGGCAAGGCCGCCAAATGA
- a CDS encoding recombinase family protein translates to MSPRRKIRCAIYTRKSSEDGLDQDFNSLDAQYEACAAYVASQRHEGWTLLSGRYDDGGLSGGTLERPALQRLLEEIDAGRIDMVVVYKIDRLTRSLADFSKLVDRLEQANCSFVSVTQAFNTSSSMGRLTLNVLLSFAQFEREVTAERIRDKIAASKNKGLWMGGNLPLGYDRHPDPKARTLVVNEEEARTVRHLFGLYDELGCLRKVEERATAEGLRSKRVVRTDGSVKGDCPLSRGQIYYLLRNPVYLGKIRHKDKIWDGQHPAIIDQDIWDRVQEKMRQASNRSRARGDSDARQRSTDPGAWLTGLLYDETGDRLTPTHTTRKGRRLRYYISNRLISGGKDISGWRLPGPALEHAVMDVIVRHLQDAAAAHQVLAQPVAGSAEPVQTSVADLVTRLLGQGCQIGAALLAKGKLARGQIDLEFNHKTLASALGIAADHLHPDLTHVTASFDLRRRGVEAKVIAGDMAPQPDPHLRSMLIRAHGWARDLKAGVQLMEIARRESVPDAFIRTRAQLAFLSPKIQTAILDGTQPPELTLKRLVSVTHPLEWSEQERLFGF, encoded by the coding sequence ATGAGCCCGCGCCGTAAAATCCGATGCGCCATCTACACGCGCAAGTCCTCAGAAGATGGTCTGGATCAGGACTTCAATTCGCTGGATGCGCAATATGAGGCCTGTGCGGCCTATGTCGCAAGCCAGCGACATGAAGGCTGGACCCTGCTGTCCGGGCGCTACGATGACGGTGGCCTGTCGGGCGGCACCCTAGAGCGCCCCGCCCTTCAGCGCCTTCTTGAAGAGATCGATGCCGGGCGTATTGACATGGTGGTGGTCTACAAGATTGACCGGCTGACCCGGTCGCTTGCCGACTTCTCTAAGCTGGTCGACCGGCTCGAACAGGCAAACTGTTCTTTTGTGTCCGTCACGCAGGCCTTCAATACCTCATCTTCCATGGGCCGGTTAACGCTGAATGTGCTGTTGTCCTTTGCTCAGTTTGAACGGGAAGTCACCGCCGAACGTATTCGCGACAAGATTGCAGCGTCGAAGAATAAGGGGCTTTGGATGGGTGGCAACCTGCCTCTGGGCTATGATCGCCACCCCGATCCGAAGGCAAGAACGCTGGTGGTGAATGAAGAGGAGGCCAGAACGGTCCGGCATCTCTTTGGGCTTTATGATGAGCTGGGTTGCCTGCGCAAAGTAGAAGAACGGGCAACGGCAGAAGGGCTGCGGTCAAAACGGGTTGTTCGGACAGATGGCAGTGTGAAGGGGGATTGTCCGCTGTCACGGGGTCAAATCTATTACCTGCTGCGCAATCCGGTCTATCTCGGAAAAATCCGCCACAAGGATAAGATCTGGGACGGACAACATCCGGCGATCATCGATCAGGACATCTGGGACCGGGTGCAGGAAAAAATGCGACAGGCCTCCAACCGCTCGCGGGCACGCGGCGACTCCGATGCGCGCCAACGCTCCACTGACCCCGGGGCCTGGCTCACCGGTCTGCTGTATGACGAAACTGGTGATCGGTTGACGCCGACCCACACCACGCGCAAAGGCCGACGGTTGCGCTACTATATCTCCAATCGACTGATCTCAGGTGGCAAGGATATCTCTGGCTGGCGACTGCCCGGCCCGGCGCTGGAACACGCCGTCATGGACGTCATCGTCAGACATTTGCAAGACGCCGCCGCGGCGCACCAAGTACTGGCGCAACCGGTGGCCGGGTCAGCCGAGCCAGTTCAGACTTCAGTTGCGGATTTAGTAACCCGGCTTCTAGGCCAAGGCTGTCAGATCGGCGCTGCTCTTCTGGCCAAAGGCAAACTTGCACGAGGACAGATCGACCTCGAATTTAACCACAAAACTCTGGCAAGCGCACTTGGCATCGCGGCCGATCATCTGCACCCGGATCTCACCCACGTCACCGCATCTTTCGATCTGCGCCGCCGCGGCGTCGAGGCCAAGGTCATCGCCGGAGACATGGCACCCCAACCTGATCCCCACCTCCGGTCCATGCTGATCCGCGCACATGGCTGGGCCCGTGATCTGAAGGCCGGAGTTCAACTGATGGAGATTGCCCGCCGCGAAAGCGTCCCTGACGCCTTCATCCGCACCCGTGCTCAGCTCGCCTTTCTCTCACCGAAGATTCAAACGGCGATTCTCGACGGGACCCAGCCGCCCGAACTCACACTCAAGCGTCTGGTCAGCGTGACCCACCCACTTGAATGGTCCGAACAGGAACGCCTGTTCGGCTTCTGA